Within the Hirundo rustica isolate bHirRus1 chromosome 20, bHirRus1.pri.v3, whole genome shotgun sequence genome, the region TATTTCACTGAACACTACGATTTTAATAGGTTTGGCCATAAGCTGAGAAGGTATTTTCAGCATTCTTGCTGTTCCCCTTTCACAGCCTGGGTAGCTGTGGGTGAATTCACAACATGAGAAATGACTCACTTGTCTTTTGGCATCCTCAATGGCCATCTCCAGCTGCCGtgccagggagctgcactcTCGGCTCTTCTCCTCCAGCCGCAGCTGACACTGGTGGATCGACTCCTCACGTTTTGCTATGACCTGAAGGGATTCTATGTTCTGGGCACTCGTGGACTCTAGTTTTCTAGTTTAAGACAATAAGGGAAGGAAACCTATTCATTTTAAATGGAGTGTGTTTCATTCTAACTTTTGTCAGGTCCTTACTCTTCTGGTAATAGATTCTATTCCCCTTCAAAAGGAGAGAGCCTCAAGAAACAGTTCTCCAGTCCTCAAATCAAAATTTCAAAGATTGAAGGGCCTACAGAGTACCCATATACCTGCATTTTCTGAGACATTGTCACTAAAACAAATTTATAAACATAGgtaaaaatactgtaatatCTAGTAACCTCAGAATTGCCAGGCTAGATTGGACAAGGAGCTGGTTTCTCTGATGCCTAAGCCATCATTCTGTCTAACAACATTCACAACAGGTGCTGCTGCAAAAGCATATAACTCTCAGTGGACAGCTAGTGATTAGAGAACCTTGTGGGATAAGCAAATGCACAGAATCCTGGAGGCATGTGGGGAACTGGAACAAGACTGAAGCTGTTTCAATCCCCTGTAAAAACAATGGAAATGGAAGGTTAAAAAAGCAAGAGAGCCTAGTATTTCTAACCTTTCTAGCTCCTCCACCTTCAAGGTGAgttgctttttctcctcttgggCAGACTGATATCTCTCTCTTGTCATCTCCATTTTGTCCCCCTGGAGGTCAATCTAAAAATTACAGGAATTAATTACTTCACAGAGTAGTCACTACACACGCACGTCCAATCACCTAAAACATTTGGAGCTCTCAGAAGGAAGTATGTTCCATTTATAACTTCTGTAGAGCTTCTGAAAGGGAAGAGTGGATAGAAAAGAACTAAACATCCATTTAGCTGATGCTTCCAGTTACAGCCTGGAAAGGTGTAGGAAAAACTCATCTGtactgcaaaagaaaagccaGGCCCATAAATTCCTGCGTGTAGAGCAGCACCTGCAAGCcaagcacacacacaagaaCAGCAGCCACAAAAGTGCCAGCAGCCCACAACAGCATCAGAGCCTGAAACACCAGGGGGGTTTATCATTCCAAACCAAGCAGACTAAAGTGGTCAGAAAGAGATCATCTGCTGTCTTGAGGCACAGCTGTAGATGTCATCCCTGTCTGAAATTGTCCTGCAATACCTACACAGTCTTTGGgaacaaaaaccagaaactgGGAAAACAACCTGAAATCAGAGTGAGAAAACAGTTGGGACAGCAGCATCAGCAGAAAACTACAGGGAAAGCTGGCAAGAGGACGTAACAGAAGCAAGGGCTGGCATTAGCAAGCGCTGCCATGGCTGCTAACAAGTCCCAGAAAGATTCTGCACCAAGGGATGTGAAACCTTTCAAATATTAAGGAGTGCTACCAGCAAAGCCATTAACTTCTTGCACAAAGACATTGCACACACTTTTATTTTGCAGTGCACGTTTAATCTTTTCAAAAAGAGACGAGAACAGAGACGAAGTTTGAACCTTGCTGTGATTAGAAATTCATTCTGCGTTCAGAGTTGAGGTTTGCACTGGTACGGGCATTTTCTGCCAGTCCCTTACCAGCTGACGGAGATCGGCAATCATGGCACACAGGTCTGTGTTCTTCTTCTCGTAACACATGAGCTGCTGATGGCACTCTGCCAGCTGTGTCTCAGTATACTTTAGGATATCAGGCAGTTTTTCCAGATCAGCAAGCTGGTTCTGGAGTTTCTCACGAGCCTGTAATCAAAGAAGAGAACGTGAGGAACTTTCAAACGTTCATAAGATCAAGACTAAAAAAATTCTCAACTTCAATGAAGCTTTGTTAGTCCACAACCATGATGACACTGTGTGGATATTTGGCCAGATCCGGAGTTCAAAGCCTTTTTGAGGCCTTTTCCTACTCCAAAAAGCCTTCACTTAGGATCTGACATTACCTATGGATGGTGTAAGAATGAGTATTTTGGACTGTGGGCTTCAATTTTTCTAGATGTACAAGCTCTGCTTTTGAGGTTAGCTGTTCCACATCAGATAATGGTGTAACCTACCTAATCCACTGTTCTTAACCATTATTTCTGCAGCAAAGGACACACTAAATAATTTATACAACTTTGAAGAATGCCATATAGTCAAAAAGAAGCTGCTAACTGGTCATTCTGCAAAACTTATTGAACAAGTCCTGGGAAAAAACTGATGAAAAAGGCAGAGTCAAGATAAGCCTTTTATGTCCTATTCACAGCTGTTTTTCACTAGATTCAGAACACTAAGATCCACGAATGTCTACAATATGTCTTTAGAGGGATAATTACCTCTTCAATCTCCTTGCTCATTTCATCCCTTATTGTCTGGTTCTCTTTTTCACATATCTCCAGTCTTGCTGCCATCTCATCTGCTTCCTTTCGGGCCTTCTGTGCCTGGACATTCAAAAAAAGACCACAGACTTTATCTGTTATATATAGTTTTCAACACATGTGTGCAATGCCTTGGAGTAATTGAAACTGCTCCAGTTGGTAATAGCTAAAGCATTACAGAATAAGCCAcagtggaaagagaaaacacCTTTATGCAAGGACTGAAGGTTCTGAGACCCACCTGTGCCATGTAGGTGTCAATCAACCCTTCATAGCTCTTCACAGAGTTCTGGAGATGCTGCAATTCCATCTGTGCTCGGTTCAGCTTGTCCTCCATTGAGTTCAGAGCAgcctgaaaaaagaaaacattttccgTTGAGTGCCTGGAAGTACCTGCCATGTGAGCTGTCTAATATTGTCTAGAttgagaaaatacagttttgtcCAGGCAAGTTGCCAAAATTTTCCAGAATTCGGTAGACTGCCAAATCTGcaccagcagagcacagaggtttgggatggaaaaaaaGACGTAGGTCACCCACAAGACCCCTCATGGTAAAGGACAACAGGAGAAATATGCCAGTCTTTTTTGTGGAGAATACCATCCTCTCTGTATGAGCTACAACAGCTGCTTGCTCTCTGGTGAGCAGCATGAAGGTATGGACAAGATTTAAGATCCCAGCTAGATGAAACAGTAGTTGGAGATACTCCTAGCCAAAACATGGAAGAAACACAGTTCTCCCAGTATGTACACTTCCTCTGTCTCCTGCCAGCAAGCTGGCCCTGTCACAGCCAGGTTATATGAACAGGTTTAAAACTGTATAGGAGCAATGGGTGCAATTTGACTCTGTCCTCAGTGGCCAAGCAAGTTGTTATAATTCccccttcttttcctcctaGCATTTCATCTTCAAACTCTTAAGTCACTGACCTTTAGTTTTTCATTATCTCTCTTCAAAGAATTGTTCTCTCCAGTCATTTGGTGCATTTTATCTGCCAAAGCTTCGTGTTCTCCCCGTGCCTTTTCCTGGCTCCTTGCCAGTTGTTCCATCAAGTCTGCAATACGGCTgccacacagaaagaaaatgaatccTTAAGTGACAAGAGTAAGGCTCCTAACCTTTGAAAACTAGCTTCAGAAACATGGCTTTTCCCTATCCTTTCACCTTCTTTCTCCAGTCATGTATGCCCACCTCTCTGTTTCACTGTTCGACTACTTCAATCTTTTTATACCTCCTGGAAATTAACTGGAGTTGTCACCCTGGAGCTCAAATGAATCGTCTCCAAGATGCACAGGATAAAGATATGCCTCTCTCAACTCATACCTACCTActttcccctgcagcagcaacTGAACTGCAGTGATACTAACAAATTTATTTACCTTCATAACAGAATTGCCATCAACTATACTACTTATCTCTTCTAGTATCTTTCATTTCAGTTAttcaaaaatatctcaaaacaaaaataatcttaattcaaagcattaaaaaatggcaaaagaaCAGTTTTAAGGGTCAGCAAAGCTTAAAGAGTCTGCCTTTGCTGTGGCAAGTCAGCAGCAGAAGTCACATGCCTCTCTCCACCTCTTCAAATTCTGCTCTAGCCCTTAGGCAGTGCTGGTTTTGCCTGGTTATTTACAAGCAATccaattaaaatattcatttcaaTGCTATTATTCAATTAAATTATCCTTGAACTTTGAATTCATCCCCACTCATGCTTCTTTCTCTGCACTGATTTTACTCTAACCTGTTCAGTGTAACGGCTTCCAGTTCAAGGTCATCCTTCTCCTTCACTACTTTGCTGCAGCGAGTCTTCCAGGACTCGAGATTGGCCTGGAGCTCAGCAATAGTGTTTTCCTGTCAGACAAGGGaaacacaagaggaaaaaaagtaagggaggagacaaaatAATCACTGGTGTGAGATATGCAGATAATACGCAGAGATGCCCTTAACTTAGGACATGCAGTGAATACAGTGACAGCTGAGCAAACTGGGTTTGTTCTTAACTTGGCATAAATGGGCCATGGCATcaagacagaaataaatgtcattAGTCGAAAGAAGAGattctccccagggctgctaCCAGAAGTCAACAATTTAAAAGCATGACCTCAAACTAGGCCTCTCCTGTTTCAGCAGGTACCTTGTCTGCTATCTGGGCAGTCAATTTCTGCACATACTCCTCACTCCGCTCCGCTCGCTCTTTCTGTGCACGGATCGCTTTCTTCAGGGCCTCTTTATCGTCATCCCCCTTCATCTTCGTGTCTCTCTGCTGTTCCAGGGCAAGTTCTAGCTCTTCCTTAAGCTGAGCTTCACTGATCTCCAGATTCTGCAGGGGAACAAAGCCCACCATGTGGATTAATGCCCACATTACACCTGCCAACCCAAAGCAGTAACTAATTTCCTAGAAATGGTGATGAGAACCAGGCACAAATCCCcagtgttcagcctggaggtaCTTGCAGTCAGGTTTCACCTACACAATCCTGTCTAAATGCTGAAAGAGATGGCAGCATgacatcttccttttcttccaagagttttcctttcttctttcataaGCTGCTTcataaaatactgatttctcTCCCGACCAAAATAAACACTGTTTTAACAGTCTTTTGATCTAcctgaggaaattctttttattGATGGAATCTTTGCATATAACAATTGCTCTTACTAGAACAGATTAAAGCTCCTCTAACCTATTAACACATTTATGTTCCTTGTAACATCATCCCAACATATGCTAAGTATAAATCTCTAATCAAAATAAACCAGGGGAACTTTCTCCTCCTCATTAATACTGTAGAACAAATTAACAAGTGTGACCAAACTGGCACAGCATTTTTCCAAAAACGCAAATTAAATAGTTTCAGTTTGTCTTCATGCTTGACTAAACCAAAGCAATTATCTTTTCAGTAATTATGGAGTAACTAACtcgggaaaaataaaatctaattaACGCACACAGACCTTAAGGCTAAGATTTCGCCTCATGCCTCAAAAGTGgaaagatttctcttttcttactTCATTTGAAAATCACGCTGCGTGTTAATGGCATAAACATCACCAGCCAGTATTTCAGTCAATCAGACTTTGCAAGAAGCTCGTGCTGCTCCCCTTGCAAGCGAATTCAGTCCCTGGGGGCAAAGGAAGACACAATCCCCAGGGAGCAGTGCAGACATACCCGCAGCTGTGTGGCCAGACGGTTGTTCTCAACTTCTTTGCTCCGCAGCTGGGCTTGTAAATGGGCTTTCATAGTCTCCATAGCTTTGGCCAGCTCATATGCTTTCTTTGCTTGTTCCTACATAAGCAGGAACAAGACAAACATGGTTATGCTCAACAAGCTAATAGAAGGAACATTTTAGAATATGCAGTAGTAATCTCAGATTTCTTTGCTGAATGATACCCAGCCACTTCCAGATGGACCCTCACAGCTCTTTTAGTCCAACCAAAAGGGACCAAATGAGCAGCCATTTATTTTACACACATGTGAATGACTGGCCTGAAAGGTATGTTCTAGGGCAAAATATCCTTCATATCTGATCTCTTCCACTGTATTCCCCCTTTACTTCCTAAACTAAGGAACAGATTGGAATTTGCCATTGAGAACCAACAGGACTTTAAACAGAATGGCAATTCAGTGCCCAAGCAAAGAGAATTCTACCTATTCATCCTTGTGACAGGCATCTTATTAGCAAAATATGGAACCCACAATGATGTGAGAGTTGGTATCTGCCTAGTTTTATAAGCACACCAGTCATCTGATCTCAAAACAGCAGTCTGCAAACAACTCACCCTCTGGACTGCCTATGGTTTACAGAACTGGAAAGtagaaaagagagggaaaaccagaaacacaaaattacCTTTTCTGTCACTATCTGAATTGTGAGGCTttccaattccttttctttcccctgaagCCTGATCTGAAGttgctggaaaaacaaacaccacacagATATTCAGGAACAAACACATTTAGGACAGCAGGTAGAAGGCAAGAGGTGTAACTGCCTCCCTGTCAAGACCACCTGATCTGTGGCATGGTCTGTAATCCACAACAACATCCTCACCCCCAGAAGAACTCTCATCTCATTTTACAGAAAAGGAGACTAACAAAAACTGGCACAAGGTAACCCATTCAGTGACAGAGCCCAACACACAGAATTATCCCCATTCTAACTCCCCATATTTCAAAGGCAATGAAAATCCACCCACTTTGAAATGCAGATTGTTAACCAAGGGAGAAACGTAGTGGCTCTGATTACCACAAAagctcaaataatttttttattgatcTAAAAGACACTAGTGTAAGATTTGACAGCAGAATATAGGACAAAGAAGGGCTTGCCATTTTAGATCCTTCTGCTGTATCATTAAAGAAATGAGAGCTTGTGGTTTGCTTACCATGTTCTCTGCATCTGAGTCAGCCAGCCttttcagcagcactgcttGCCGATCCAGTACCTTCTGAGCATCTTTctacaaaataaatgcatgagAAAAATTGTTAATTAAAAGGTCCATTTTAGACAGGTTCTTTTAAATAGAACTGAGAAAATCAACTATTTCCCTCCAGTTGCAACAGCAATTCTTAGAAGATATAGAGAAACATCACATTTGCTAAATATTTCACATATCATTATCCATCTCAGAAAACTTTTCTACTTcccaaagattaaaaaaaaaaaaaaagcacgaTGGCAATGTAAGATCATTCTGAACTCTACCACTACTCAGGGAAAGTCATGTGGAAGAATTCAGACCTTTTATCCAGCCCCACTGGTGGCTGAGGTAACTGCTACCATCAGCCTGCTTTTGCTGAAATGGAATATAAACTAcagcaagaataaaaaattcatttttctattgTTCTTACAAACAATAGGGAATTGTCCTGTACATGCAGCACCGAATTGTTTCCAATATCTCTGTTGTTGCCCTCAGAGCCTACAAAATCAAAGTTCTGAATATCCATAGGCTCCCATTAGCTGAGGCCATATCAAGTCCTCAGACTGCAGCAATCCAAGTGCAGCAGCAGCGTTTGAGACCAGCAGGATCAGCAGATACAGCTGTATCCAGAGGAGACAGCTGGCAACACAGCAGTGCCTGAACCTTTTAATGCAGTCCAAGACTTACAGGCTCTACCATCCTCAGAGCAGAAAAGCCAGTCTTACTCTATGAATTAGtcagagacaaaggaaaaaa harbors:
- the ODF2 gene encoding outer dense fiber protein 2, producing MKNRSSSPPLHVHVDENTPVHVHIKKGQKTTPSKCQQKQKQKSKGDGVRAVRVKTKAPWIPPGKTSTRDTILKWEESAERHEAAPKPECERMQSVLRLSDLSTDDDAATCCKINQYEKKIDNLMNMVGTLKKEVKMQKMEEQEEMTMRLLEEQKEELNEVTQELVDTENENTRLRRNIERIKEEKDLTVLEKECLQQEKECLMTKLNEAERDGAAAARQIHALKNTIGRLNVEKHMSSTDINALTRQKELLLQKLSTFEETNRTLRELLAEQQCREKDAQKVLDRQAVLLKRLADSDAENMQLQIRLQGKEKELESLTIQIVTEKEQAKKAYELAKAMETMKAHLQAQLRSKEVENNRLATQLRNLEISEAQLKEELELALEQQRDTKMKGDDDKEALKKAIRAQKERAERSEEYVQKLTAQIADKENTIAELQANLESWKTRCSKVVKEKDDLELEAVTLNSRIADLMEQLARSQEKARGEHEALADKMHQMTGENNSLKRDNEKLKAALNSMEDKLNRAQMELQHLQNSVKSYEGLIDTYMAQAQKARKEADEMAARLEICEKENQTIRDEMSKEIEEAREKLQNQLADLEKLPDILKYTETQLAECHQQLMCYEKKNTDLCAMIADLRQLIDLQGDKMEMTRERYQSAQEEKKQLTLKVEELERKLESTSAQNIESLQVIAKREESIHQCQLRLEEKSRECSSLARQLEMAIEDAKRQVEQARERAVSRERAAQSKMLDLETQLSRNKTELNQLHRSKEDAERRYESRLQDLRDRLEQSESTNRSMQNYVQFLKSSYDNVFRESAFLGSPSHTRSLV